A DNA window from Augochlora pura isolate Apur16 chromosome 9, APUR_v2.2.1, whole genome shotgun sequence contains the following coding sequences:
- the Rubicon gene encoding run domain Beclin-1-interacting and cysteine-rich domain-containing protein rubicon isoform X1, producing MCENAHIKEQRQLLQNLRTTVEGLLVDGVLNVWNVYGGLNRLHHIMERIFKHGCRIFNRNGEPDCWIFIQGLNWLQPSLAASPVLSEVKDYLLNLPARITSQKDMLWLYKSLESHTLSHKLSWLLSDKEHLLSCFEPWAFLCQENLAEATLLCLRAVERKQPVLLTEIDPFLFLPSWISPKASPKRHRRSSSYPINFSTTNFSVARDRKIHLEHCQLDIVKLESQLELLRISENPIIQQADIKSEENDHKTDSKEVNDRSLKTWNSLSTLIKGYTISGTHSASLLTIADSSSHKSNESQTPKVELSKLINVNYAELKQSTSTIAENKLSVRPRTPLRKTKSRNKMKQSQTIPKSSESSDITNNEDSIINKVVEYRIPSPISNETDVDGHVKDSTGILIVQKPRWKNSLLPVSAPEFTSSWSVEIEGQKDIRTPKKSFMEDGGSSVQPMAIGYFPRPAEGQSLTSFLASARFSRANAELDRENAHFSVCEAMIAAIEQVKCNRQWRLLEEAAEESDEEINSLKQRIRLRRQQRQEERLKDRTWNRELLSDGKTDTTTTDQSVSPLSTSTDTSSDIFKDEIEDVEMNDERNALKLKNTRISISMASLYSDADLYQSSPSHGTDSTLTEGSMSAEGVALSLISKFSEKQLPRASELQWLVSKEDAPQGLLPLPKSWPVSPEETENSQTISLRGTTEWAPPRPQIIFTTHLPPVRRTLIAKQNYRCAGCGMKVAVKYVNKFRYCEYLGRYFCTGCHTNQVALIPGKILSKWDFNRYPVSNFSYRLLDQMALDPLFQINDLNPSLYKRIKQLDRMRLLRTQLFSFKDFLFTCRFATSVQEVLKKEPNYIISDPHVYSIQDLIQVKYGILPIRLQELVELCHMHIIGCELCQARGFVCELCSCQDVIFPWELSKVFRCEMCGACFHNECKQNFKKSDCPRCIRLHYRRISRDEKF from the exons ATGTGTGAAAACGCCCATATTAAAGAGCAACGAcaacttttacaaaatttacggACCACTGTCGAAGGATTGTTAGTCGACGGTGTTTTAAACGTATGGAATGTTTACGGTGGATTAAATCGACTTCACCATATAATGGAGCGGATATTTAAACATGGCTGtcgaatatttaatcgaaat gGAGAACCAGACTGTTGGATATTTATCCAGGGATTGAATTGGTTACAACCTTCTTTAGCAGCCTCTCCAGTTTTATCTGAAGTAAAGGattatcttttaaatttacCAGCAAGAATAACATCACAAAAAGATATGTTGTGGCTGTATAAAAG ctTGGAGAGTCATACTTTGTCACATAAGCTTTCCTGGCTTTTATCCGACAAGGAACATTTACTATCTTGTTTCGAACCATGGGCATTTTTGTGTCAAGAGAATTTGGCTGAAGCCACATTGTTATGTTTGAGAGCTGTTGAACGAAAACAACCTGTGTTGCTGACAGAAATTGACCCATTTTTA tTTCTACCTTCTTGGATTTCTCCTAAAGCAAGTCCTAAGAGGCATCGGCGTTCTTCTTCATATCCAATTAACTTTTCTACTACAAATTTCAGTGTGGcaagagacagaaaaattcatcTTGAACATTGTCAGTTAGACATTGTCAAGTTAGAATCACAGTTAGAATTACTGAGAATATCAGAAAATCCAATAATTCAACAAGCTGATATTAAATCCGAAGAAAATGATCATAAAACAGATTCGAAAGAAGTTAATGATAGATCTTTAAAAACTTGGAATAGTCTCTCCACCTTAATTAAAGGCTATACAATTTCAGGTACACATTCTGCCTCTTTGTTAACTATTGCAGATAGTAGCTCTCATAAAAGTAATGAATCTCAGACTCCTAAAGTCGAATTGTCGAAgctaattaatgtaaattacgCTGAATTGAAGCAGTCTACCTCTACTATCGCGGAAAACAAATTATCTGTAAGACCTAGGACTCCTTTAAGAAAGACAAAAAGTAGAAATAAGATGAAACAAAGTCAGACAATTCCCAAGTCAAGCGAGAGCTCTgatataacaaataatgaggattcgataataaataaagtggtGGAATATCGAATTCCATCCCCTATATCAAATGAAACTGACGTAGATGGACATGTAAAAGATTCTACAGGAATTCTAATAGTTCAAAAGCCACGATGGAAAAATTCCCTTTTACCCGTGTCGGCACCTGAATTTACCAGCTCATGGAGTGTAGAGATCGAGGGCCAGAAGGACATTAGAACACCAAAGAAAAGTTTTATGGAAGATGGTGGTAGTAGTGTTCAACCAATGGCTATAGGATATTTTCCACGTCCGGCAGAAGGTCAAAGTTTAACAAGTTTTCTAGCATCCGCACGATTTTCCAGAGCTAATGCCGAATTAGATAGAGAAAATGCACATTTCAGCGTGTGCGAAGCTATGATAGCTGCAATTGAACAGGTGAAATGCAATCGGCAATGGCGTCTTCTGGAAGAAGCGGCTGAAGAAAGTGATGAGGAAATAAACAGTTTAAAGCAAAGAATACGTTTAAGACGTCAACAGCGCCAAGAGGAACGGCTCAAGGACAGAACATGGAATCGTGAATTATTGAGCGATGGAAAAACAGATACAACTACAACCGATCAAAGTGTTAGCCCTTTATCGACTTCGACAGATACTTCATCTGATATCTTTAAGGACGAGATAGAGGATGTAGAAATGAACGACGAACGGAATGcattaaaactgaaaaacactcgaatttcaatttccatgGCATCTTTGTACTCTGATGCAGATTTGTACCAATCATCGCCTTCGCATGGAACGGACTCAACGCTGACTGAAGGCAGTATGTCTGCAGAAGGTGTAGCTCTATCGCTTATTAGTAAATTTAGTGAGAAACAATTGCCAAGGGCAAGCGAATTACAATGGTTAGTCTCCAAGGAAGATGCACCGCAAGGATTGTTACCATTGCCTAAAAGTTGGCCTGTTAGTCCAGAGGAAACAGAAAATTCACAAACGATTTCGTTACGCGGAACTACGGAATGGGCTCCTCCAAGACCACAAATTATCTTCACAACGCACCTTCCACCAGT GCGACGAACTCTTATAGCCAAACAGAACTACAGGTGTGCAGGCTGTGGAATGAAGGTTGCAGTAAAATATGTGAATAAATTTCGTTACTGTGAATATTTAGGTAGATACTTCTGTACTGGTTGTCACACTAATCAAGTGGCACTGATACCAGGAAAAATTTTATCTAAGTGGGATTTCAATAG ATATCCTGTATCAAACTTTTCATATAGATTATTAGACCAAATGGCCTTAGATCCATTGTTCCaaataaacgatttaaatCCGTCACTTTACAAACGCATCAAACAATTAGACAGAATGAGATTACTGCgtacacaattattttctttcaaggattttttatttacctgTCGTTTTGCAACAAG TGTTCAAGAAGTATTGAAAAAAGAaccaaattatataataagtgATCCCCATGTATATTCCATCCAGGATCTGATACAAGTTAAATATGGCATTTTGCCGATAAGATTACAAGAATTGGTTGAACTTTGTCATATGCACATTATAGGGTGTGAG TTGTGCCAAGCTAGAGGATTCGTGTGCGAATTATGTTCCTGTCAAGATGTTATATTTCCATGGGAGTTATCAAAAGTCTTTAGGTGCGAAATGTGTGGCGCATGTTTTCATAATGAGTGCAAGCAAAACTTTAAGAAATCAGATTGCCCACGTTGTATTCGTTTGCACTACAGACGAATATCTAGGGATGAGAAATTTTGA
- the Mus81 gene encoding mus81 structure-specific endonuclease subunit produces MKRVKIKLKKPNPLFELWLQEWREQAASQNSEIRNHFSKALTSLKKYPLPLKTGKDCIILQHFGTKLCLMLDRKLEKYKSENGDTIGADNYVCLHCKNTGKHTVKRKHKSQNLSISVENTVSEKVELTIFNKFNLSSWNLENYAVLITLYKKSQDSYSSGFLSEENLFLEVKNLCGHASKDSVTSLFDSGLIFMLGAPIRYTLTQEGIAIAKKICEITATDANLDISPNVLNNIPTCLGALFPQKLLVNADMKQCKNPDLNQQPVRGYQKNIHNNFIESSKVQKHQSLVHVANKNAQQSSQYSIQKKSKENNFIEKHDKLKNKNVDACSKENGQPSPTDHTQNKIYLQSNNFDIILLVDTQETCGGKRKPQHDATISELSQFGVLFEVRHLKVGDFAWIARCRNTKNELILPYIVERKRIDDLSASITDGRFHEQKFRLKQSGIENRMYIIEEYDKSQRLAIPRTSLMQASINTLIQDGFSVKYTTNHKDSMFYLTSLTEILNDVFNKKNLVGCKKETLPQVDTLNDTVYLMEFEEFNKAASKQKVFKVSQMFIRHLLQLKGVSVDKAFAIVKHYPTPKVLVNSFQQFGSNGELLLSNIPAGNKKQVLGSIITKAIYQLYTNKTLN; encoded by the exons atgAAAAGAGTAAAGATCAAACTAAAGAAACCGAATCCGCTGTTTGAACTTTGGTTACAAGAATGGCGGGAACAAGCGGCGTCCCAAAATTCCGAAatacgaaatcatttttccaaagCTCTTActtcattgaaaaaatatccTCTACCATTGAAGACTGGAAAAGATTGCATAATACTGCAACATTTTGGTACAAAATTATGCTTGATGTTAGATAGGAAactcgaaaaatataaatctgaaaatgGAGATACAATAGGTGCTGATAATTATGTTTGtttacattgtaaaaatactGGAAAGCATACAGTTAAAAGAAAACACAAATCACAAAATCTTTCAATAAGTGTAGAAAATACTGTATCTGAAAAG gTAGagctaacaatatttaacaaatttaatttgtcatcatggaatttagaaaattatgctGTTCTAATAACATTATACAAGAAATCACAAGATTCTTATTCTTCAG GTTTTCTTAGTGAGGAGAACTTGTTTCTtgaagtaaaaaatttatgtGGTCATGCATCAAAAGATTCAGTCACAAGCTTATTTGATAGTGGTCTGATATTTATGTTAGGTGCACCAATAAG gTATACTCTTACACAAGAGGGGATAGCTATTGCaaaaaaaatatgtgaaataaCTGCTACAGATGCAAATCTAGATATTTCTcctaatgtattaaataacattccaACATGTTTAGGTGCATTGTTCCCACagaaattattagtaaatgCAGATATGAAACAATGTAAAAACCCAGATTTAAATCAACAACCAGTCAGAGGATaccagaaaaatattcataataattttattgaatcttCTAAAGTTCAAAAGCATCAATCATTAGTACatgttgcaaataaaaatgcgCAACAATCCAGTCAATACTCAATACAGAAAAAATCCAAAGAGAATAACTTTATAGAAAAACatgacaaattaaaaaataaaaatgtagatgCATgtagtaaagaaaatggtcAACCTTCTCCCACTGATCatacgcaaaataaaatctatttacagtctaataattttgatataatattattagtggATACTCAAGAAACCTGTGG cgGGAAGAGAAAACCTCAGCATGATGCTACAATTTCAGAGTTATCACAATTTGGTGTATTATTCGAAGTACGTCATTTAAAGGTTGGGGACTTTGCATGGATTGCCAGGTGTAGGAATACAAAAAATGAATTGATTCTACCATATATagtagaaagaaaaagaatagatGATTTAAGTGCTAGTATTACGGATGGAAGATTCCATGAACAAAAG tTTCGATTGAAGCAATCAGGAATTGAAAATCGTATGTACATAATTGAAGAATATGATAAAAGCCAAAGACTGGCAATACCACGGACATCTCTAATGCAAGCTTctataaatactttaatacAGGATGGATTTTCAGTAAAATACACTACGAATCATAAAGActctatgttttatttaacatcattaacagaaattttaaatgatgttTTTAAT aaaaagAACTTGGTGGGATGCAAGAAGGAAACTCTACCTCAAGTAGATACTTTAAACGATACCGTTTATCTGATGGAGTTTGAAGAATTCAATAAGGCAGCGTCAAAGCAAAAA GTATTTAAAGTAAGTCAGATGTTTATTCGTCACTTGTTACAGTTAAAGGGTGTATCTGTAGACAAAGCATTTGCAATTGTAAAGCATTATCCCACACCTAAAGTATTGGTTAATAGCTTCCAACAATTCGGTTCTAATGGGGAGCTATTGTTATCTAATATTCCAGCAGGAAATAAGAAACAAGTTCTTGGTTCAATAATTACTAAAGCAATTTATCAGTTATACACCAACAAAAcattaaattag
- the Rubicon gene encoding run domain Beclin-1-interacting and cysteine-rich domain-containing protein rubicon isoform X2 — translation MTLNEYIKILESHTLSHKLSWLLSDKEHLLSCFEPWAFLCQENLAEATLLCLRAVERKQPVLLTEIDPFLFLPSWISPKASPKRHRRSSSYPINFSTTNFSVARDRKIHLEHCQLDIVKLESQLELLRISENPIIQQADIKSEENDHKTDSKEVNDRSLKTWNSLSTLIKGYTISGTHSASLLTIADSSSHKSNESQTPKVELSKLINVNYAELKQSTSTIAENKLSVRPRTPLRKTKSRNKMKQSQTIPKSSESSDITNNEDSIINKVVEYRIPSPISNETDVDGHVKDSTGILIVQKPRWKNSLLPVSAPEFTSSWSVEIEGQKDIRTPKKSFMEDGGSSVQPMAIGYFPRPAEGQSLTSFLASARFSRANAELDRENAHFSVCEAMIAAIEQVKCNRQWRLLEEAAEESDEEINSLKQRIRLRRQQRQEERLKDRTWNRELLSDGKTDTTTTDQSVSPLSTSTDTSSDIFKDEIEDVEMNDERNALKLKNTRISISMASLYSDADLYQSSPSHGTDSTLTEGSMSAEGVALSLISKFSEKQLPRASELQWLVSKEDAPQGLLPLPKSWPVSPEETENSQTISLRGTTEWAPPRPQIIFTTHLPPVRRTLIAKQNYRCAGCGMKVAVKYVNKFRYCEYLGRYFCTGCHTNQVALIPGKILSKWDFNRYPVSNFSYRLLDQMALDPLFQINDLNPSLYKRIKQLDRMRLLRTQLFSFKDFLFTCRFATSVQEVLKKEPNYIISDPHVYSIQDLIQVKYGILPIRLQELVELCHMHIIGCELCQARGFVCELCSCQDVIFPWELSKVFRCEMCGACFHNECKQNFKKSDCPRCIRLHYRRISRDEKF, via the exons ATGACAttgaatgaatatattaagat ctTGGAGAGTCATACTTTGTCACATAAGCTTTCCTGGCTTTTATCCGACAAGGAACATTTACTATCTTGTTTCGAACCATGGGCATTTTTGTGTCAAGAGAATTTGGCTGAAGCCACATTGTTATGTTTGAGAGCTGTTGAACGAAAACAACCTGTGTTGCTGACAGAAATTGACCCATTTTTA tTTCTACCTTCTTGGATTTCTCCTAAAGCAAGTCCTAAGAGGCATCGGCGTTCTTCTTCATATCCAATTAACTTTTCTACTACAAATTTCAGTGTGGcaagagacagaaaaattcatcTTGAACATTGTCAGTTAGACATTGTCAAGTTAGAATCACAGTTAGAATTACTGAGAATATCAGAAAATCCAATAATTCAACAAGCTGATATTAAATCCGAAGAAAATGATCATAAAACAGATTCGAAAGAAGTTAATGATAGATCTTTAAAAACTTGGAATAGTCTCTCCACCTTAATTAAAGGCTATACAATTTCAGGTACACATTCTGCCTCTTTGTTAACTATTGCAGATAGTAGCTCTCATAAAAGTAATGAATCTCAGACTCCTAAAGTCGAATTGTCGAAgctaattaatgtaaattacgCTGAATTGAAGCAGTCTACCTCTACTATCGCGGAAAACAAATTATCTGTAAGACCTAGGACTCCTTTAAGAAAGACAAAAAGTAGAAATAAGATGAAACAAAGTCAGACAATTCCCAAGTCAAGCGAGAGCTCTgatataacaaataatgaggattcgataataaataaagtggtGGAATATCGAATTCCATCCCCTATATCAAATGAAACTGACGTAGATGGACATGTAAAAGATTCTACAGGAATTCTAATAGTTCAAAAGCCACGATGGAAAAATTCCCTTTTACCCGTGTCGGCACCTGAATTTACCAGCTCATGGAGTGTAGAGATCGAGGGCCAGAAGGACATTAGAACACCAAAGAAAAGTTTTATGGAAGATGGTGGTAGTAGTGTTCAACCAATGGCTATAGGATATTTTCCACGTCCGGCAGAAGGTCAAAGTTTAACAAGTTTTCTAGCATCCGCACGATTTTCCAGAGCTAATGCCGAATTAGATAGAGAAAATGCACATTTCAGCGTGTGCGAAGCTATGATAGCTGCAATTGAACAGGTGAAATGCAATCGGCAATGGCGTCTTCTGGAAGAAGCGGCTGAAGAAAGTGATGAGGAAATAAACAGTTTAAAGCAAAGAATACGTTTAAGACGTCAACAGCGCCAAGAGGAACGGCTCAAGGACAGAACATGGAATCGTGAATTATTGAGCGATGGAAAAACAGATACAACTACAACCGATCAAAGTGTTAGCCCTTTATCGACTTCGACAGATACTTCATCTGATATCTTTAAGGACGAGATAGAGGATGTAGAAATGAACGACGAACGGAATGcattaaaactgaaaaacactcgaatttcaatttccatgGCATCTTTGTACTCTGATGCAGATTTGTACCAATCATCGCCTTCGCATGGAACGGACTCAACGCTGACTGAAGGCAGTATGTCTGCAGAAGGTGTAGCTCTATCGCTTATTAGTAAATTTAGTGAGAAACAATTGCCAAGGGCAAGCGAATTACAATGGTTAGTCTCCAAGGAAGATGCACCGCAAGGATTGTTACCATTGCCTAAAAGTTGGCCTGTTAGTCCAGAGGAAACAGAAAATTCACAAACGATTTCGTTACGCGGAACTACGGAATGGGCTCCTCCAAGACCACAAATTATCTTCACAACGCACCTTCCACCAGT GCGACGAACTCTTATAGCCAAACAGAACTACAGGTGTGCAGGCTGTGGAATGAAGGTTGCAGTAAAATATGTGAATAAATTTCGTTACTGTGAATATTTAGGTAGATACTTCTGTACTGGTTGTCACACTAATCAAGTGGCACTGATACCAGGAAAAATTTTATCTAAGTGGGATTTCAATAG ATATCCTGTATCAAACTTTTCATATAGATTATTAGACCAAATGGCCTTAGATCCATTGTTCCaaataaacgatttaaatCCGTCACTTTACAAACGCATCAAACAATTAGACAGAATGAGATTACTGCgtacacaattattttctttcaaggattttttatttacctgTCGTTTTGCAACAAG TGTTCAAGAAGTATTGAAAAAAGAaccaaattatataataagtgATCCCCATGTATATTCCATCCAGGATCTGATACAAGTTAAATATGGCATTTTGCCGATAAGATTACAAGAATTGGTTGAACTTTGTCATATGCACATTATAGGGTGTGAG TTGTGCCAAGCTAGAGGATTCGTGTGCGAATTATGTTCCTGTCAAGATGTTATATTTCCATGGGAGTTATCAAAAGTCTTTAGGTGCGAAATGTGTGGCGCATGTTTTCATAATGAGTGCAAGCAAAACTTTAAGAAATCAGATTGCCCACGTTGTATTCGTTTGCACTACAGACGAATATCTAGGGATGAGAAATTTTGA
- the Tfiis gene encoding RNA polymerase II elongation factor isoform X1, with protein MSAEEEVLRIQKKLNKMSSGDGTGQEQALDLLKVLQKLPVDLELLTKTRIGMTVNALRKSSRDEEVISLSKTLIKNWKKFLSGSNKEKDSTSSSSSKKRDDKSEKNKDDGDQKKDKDSSDGDVKMKEEKPHKDMQRKQSTFPAPTTTDAVRLKCRELLAAALRVDGKAIEGCASPEELAEELEEAIYAEFKNTDNRYKNRVRSRVANLRDAKNPNLRTNFIAGAITPARLAVMTAEEMASDEIKQLREQFKKEAINDAQLATVQGTKTDLLKCGKCKKRNCTYNQVQTRSADEPMTTFVLCNECGNRWKFC; from the exons ATGAGTGCCGAGGAAGAAGTGCTACGGattcaaaagaaattgaaCAAGATGTCGAGCGGTGACGGGACG GGTCAAGAACAAGCATTAGACTTACTTAAAGTATTGCAGAAACTTCCCGTTGACCTAGAACTTTTGACCAAAACTCGCATTGGAATGACAGTAAATGCATTAAGGAAGTCAAGTAGAGATGAAGAAGTTATATCATTATCCAAAACTCTGATaaagaattggaaaaaattcTTATCTG GATCGAATAAAGAAAAGGATTCTACATCTTCGAGTAGTTCAAAGAAGAGAGATGataaatcagaaaaaaataaagatgatGGGGATCAGAAAAAAGATAAGGACAGTTCTGATGGGGatgttaaaatgaaagaagagaAACCTCATAAAGACATGCAAAGGAAACAGTCAACATTCCCTGCTCCCACCACAACAGATGCTGTTAGACTTAAGTGCAGAGAGCTACTGGCAGCAGCTTTGCGAGTTGATGGAAAAGCGATTGAGGGCTGCGCCTCTCCAGAAGAACTGGCAGAGGAATTGGAAGAAGCCATTTATGCAGAGTTCAAAAATACTGACAATAGATACAAAAATAgg gtACGAAGTAGGGTTGCAAATCTGCGTGACGCGAAGAATCCCAATCTTCGAACCAACTTCATTGCTGGTGCTATAACACCCGCTCGACTTGCAGTCATGACTGCCGAAGAAATGGCAAGTGATGAGATAAAACAATTACGAGAACAGTTCAAGAAAGAAGCCATTAACGACGCGCAACTTGCTACTGTACAAGGCACGAAAActgatttattgaaatgtgGTAAATGCAAGAAGCGCAACTGCACTTACAATCAAGTACAAACACGTTCAGCCGATGAACCTATGACTACTTTTGTACTATGCAACGAATGTGGAAATCGATGGAAGTTCTGCTAA
- the Tfiis gene encoding RNA polymerase II elongation factor isoform X2, translated as MTVNALRKSSRDEEVISLSKTLIKNWKKFLSGSNKEKDSTSSSSSKKRDDKSEKNKDDGDQKKDKDSSDGDVKMKEEKPHKDMQRKQSTFPAPTTTDAVRLKCRELLAAALRVDGKAIEGCASPEELAEELEEAIYAEFKNTDNRYKNRVRSRVANLRDAKNPNLRTNFIAGAITPARLAVMTAEEMASDEIKQLREQFKKEAINDAQLATVQGTKTDLLKCGKCKKRNCTYNQVQTRSADEPMTTFVLCNECGNRWKFC; from the exons ATGACAGTAAATGCATTAAGGAAGTCAAGTAGAGATGAAGAAGTTATATCATTATCCAAAACTCTGATaaagaattggaaaaaattcTTATCTG GATCGAATAAAGAAAAGGATTCTACATCTTCGAGTAGTTCAAAGAAGAGAGATGataaatcagaaaaaaataaagatgatGGGGATCAGAAAAAAGATAAGGACAGTTCTGATGGGGatgttaaaatgaaagaagagaAACCTCATAAAGACATGCAAAGGAAACAGTCAACATTCCCTGCTCCCACCACAACAGATGCTGTTAGACTTAAGTGCAGAGAGCTACTGGCAGCAGCTTTGCGAGTTGATGGAAAAGCGATTGAGGGCTGCGCCTCTCCAGAAGAACTGGCAGAGGAATTGGAAGAAGCCATTTATGCAGAGTTCAAAAATACTGACAATAGATACAAAAATAgg gtACGAAGTAGGGTTGCAAATCTGCGTGACGCGAAGAATCCCAATCTTCGAACCAACTTCATTGCTGGTGCTATAACACCCGCTCGACTTGCAGTCATGACTGCCGAAGAAATGGCAAGTGATGAGATAAAACAATTACGAGAACAGTTCAAGAAAGAAGCCATTAACGACGCGCAACTTGCTACTGTACAAGGCACGAAAActgatttattgaaatgtgGTAAATGCAAGAAGCGCAACTGCACTTACAATCAAGTACAAACACGTTCAGCCGATGAACCTATGACTACTTTTGTACTATGCAACGAATGTGGAAATCGATGGAAGTTCTGCTAA